The proteins below are encoded in one region of Streptomyces sp. NBC_00490:
- a CDS encoding TetR/AcrR family transcriptional regulator: protein MTSVPDATSLRRAPVQRRSAERLTRILDACADLLDEVGYDDLSTRAVAQRAGVPIGSVYRFFGNKRQMADALAQRNLERFTARVTERLKEATGGGWRAAMDAVLDEYLAMKRTAPGFSLVDFGNQIPVGARHAEPNHRVADRLTDLLSGYIDREPDEDLRRTFLIAVETADTLVHLAFRVAPEGDERVIAEAREMLRAYLARVLD, encoded by the coding sequence ATGACGTCCGTGCCCGACGCGACATCGCTACGCAGAGCGCCCGTGCAGCGGCGCAGTGCCGAACGGCTGACCAGGATCCTCGACGCCTGCGCCGACCTCCTCGACGAGGTCGGCTACGACGACCTGAGCACCCGGGCCGTCGCCCAGCGCGCGGGCGTCCCCATCGGCTCCGTCTACCGCTTCTTCGGCAACAAGCGGCAGATGGCCGACGCCCTCGCCCAGCGCAACCTCGAACGGTTCACCGCCCGTGTCACCGAGCGCCTCAAGGAGGCCACGGGCGGCGGCTGGCGAGCCGCGATGGACGCGGTCCTCGACGAGTACCTCGCCATGAAACGCACCGCCCCCGGCTTCTCCCTCGTCGACTTCGGCAACCAGATCCCGGTCGGCGCCCGCCACGCCGAACCGAACCACCGCGTCGCCGACCGCCTCACCGACCTCCTCTCCGGATACATCGACCGCGAGCCGGACGAGGACCTGCGGCGCACCTTCCTGATCGCCGTGGAAACGGCCGACACCCTCGTCCACCTGGCCTTCCGGGTGGCTCCGGAGGGGGACGAGCGGGTCATCGCGGAGGCCCGGGAGATGCTGCGGGCGTATTTGGCGCGGGTGCTGGACTGA
- the hmgA gene encoding homogentisate 1,2-dioxygenase translates to MSGEARKTAEGLTYLSGFGNEHSSEAVPGALPEGRNAPQRAPLGLYAEQLSGTAFTEPRAHNRRSWLYRIRPSAAHPAFAHTHNGWIRSAPFTESVPDPNRLRWNPLPEPREGTDFLAGLWTLGGNGDTTQRTGMAVHLYHATDSMDRVFSDADGELLIVPEQGGLLLRTEFGLLHAEPGHVALIPRGVRFRVELLDASARGYVCENYGAPFQLPDLGPIGANGLANARDFKAPVAAYEDVDGPVEVVNKFCGNLWTAVYDHSPLDVVAWHGNHVPYVYDLRRFNVIGSISYDHPDPSIFTVLTSPSDTPGLAGVDFVVFAPRWLVGEDTFRPPYFHRNVMSEYMGLIEGAYDAKAEGFVPGGGSLHNMMSAHGPDRETFDRASAADLQPQKVDDGLAFMFETRWPVTLTAHAAQADHLQRHYDDVWKGLERHFRTVS, encoded by the coding sequence ATGAGCGGGGAAGCGCGGAAGACCGCGGAGGGGCTGACCTACCTCTCCGGTTTCGGCAACGAGCACAGCTCGGAGGCCGTCCCCGGGGCACTGCCGGAGGGTCGCAACGCACCACAGCGCGCACCCCTCGGTCTCTACGCGGAGCAGCTCAGCGGCACGGCGTTCACCGAGCCCCGGGCCCACAACCGCCGCTCCTGGCTGTACCGGATCCGCCCCTCGGCCGCCCACCCGGCGTTCGCCCACACCCACAACGGCTGGATCCGCTCGGCCCCCTTCACCGAGTCCGTGCCCGACCCGAACCGGCTGCGCTGGAACCCCCTGCCGGAGCCGAGGGAGGGGACCGACTTCCTGGCCGGCCTGTGGACCCTGGGCGGCAACGGCGACACCACCCAGCGCACCGGCATGGCCGTGCACCTCTATCACGCCACCGACTCCATGGACCGCGTCTTCAGCGACGCCGACGGCGAGCTGCTGATCGTCCCCGAACAGGGCGGCCTGCTGCTGCGCACCGAGTTCGGCCTGCTGCACGCCGAGCCCGGCCATGTGGCCCTGATCCCGCGCGGCGTCCGCTTCCGCGTGGAGCTCCTCGACGCCTCCGCCCGCGGCTACGTGTGCGAGAACTACGGCGCCCCCTTCCAGCTGCCCGACCTCGGCCCGATCGGCGCCAACGGCCTCGCCAACGCCCGTGACTTCAAAGCCCCCGTGGCCGCCTACGAGGATGTCGACGGCCCGGTCGAGGTGGTCAACAAGTTCTGCGGCAACCTCTGGACGGCCGTCTACGACCACTCCCCGCTCGACGTGGTCGCCTGGCACGGCAACCACGTGCCGTACGTCTACGACCTGCGCCGCTTCAATGTCATCGGGTCGATCTCCTACGACCACCCCGACCCGTCGATCTTCACGGTGCTGACGTCCCCGTCGGACACCCCGGGGCTGGCCGGCGTGGACTTCGTCGTCTTCGCGCCGCGCTGGCTGGTCGGCGAGGACACGTTCCGGCCGCCGTACTTCCACCGGAACGTGATGAGCGAGTACATGGGCCTGATCGAGGGCGCCTACGACGCGAAGGCCGAGGGCTTCGTGCCCGGTGGCGGCTCGCTGCACAACATGATGTCGGCGCACGGTCCGGACCGGGAGACCTTCGACCGGGCGAGTGCGGCGGATCTCCAGCCCCAGAAGGTCGACGACGGGCTCGCGTTCATGTTCGAGACGCGCTGGCCGGTGACGCTGACCGCGCA